The proteins below come from a single Roseiflexus sp. RS-1 genomic window:
- a CDS encoding IS110-like element ISRfsp2 family transposase, giving the protein MASRESLFIGIDVSKQTLDVAFGADPHAPRETIPSTDEGVQLLVTRLQRLQPTLIVLEATGGLERMVFAQLLQAGLPTARVQPRRVRALAHAEGRQAKTDRLDARLLARFAERVRPPHHQATDEQRASLRDLLVRREQVIQMRTAEINRLTAAAPNLRPGIQKHIDWLDQEIRALEQERDNEAERTDEVRRKRELRDSVPGIGAITALNLLLRLPELGTIKRTEAAAVVGVAPYANQSGAQHKPRHISGGRRDVRSVLYMATLAATRRRLVRRAFDQRLCQAGKPRKVAIVAAMRKLLTILGAILRQQKPWDPAVHTSAP; this is encoded by the coding sequence ATGGCTTCCCGTGAGTCGCTCTTTATCGGCATTGATGTCTCCAAACAGACGCTGGATGTGGCGTTTGGCGCCGACCCGCACGCGCCACGCGAGACGATACCGTCTACCGACGAAGGTGTCCAGCTCCTGGTCACGCGACTCCAGCGCCTGCAGCCGACCCTGATTGTGCTGGAGGCGACCGGCGGGCTGGAGCGCATGGTGTTCGCCCAACTGCTCCAGGCTGGCTTGCCGACGGCGCGGGTGCAGCCACGCCGCGTGCGCGCCCTGGCGCACGCGGAAGGACGCCAGGCGAAGACCGACCGCCTGGATGCCCGGTTGCTCGCCCGCTTTGCCGAACGGGTGCGCCCGCCGCACCACCAAGCGACGGACGAGCAGCGCGCATCCTTGCGCGACCTGCTGGTCCGGCGGGAGCAGGTGATTCAGATGCGGACGGCTGAGATCAATCGGTTGACGGCTGCCGCGCCGAACCTCCGCCCGGGCATCCAGAAGCATATTGATTGGCTGGATCAGGAGATCCGTGCGCTTGAGCAGGAACGCGACAACGAGGCGGAGCGCACCGACGAGGTGCGCCGGAAACGGGAGCTGCGCGACAGCGTGCCCGGCATCGGCGCGATCACCGCACTGAACCTGCTGCTCCGCCTGCCCGAACTGGGGACCATCAAGCGCACGGAAGCGGCGGCCGTTGTGGGCGTTGCGCCGTATGCCAATCAGAGCGGCGCACAGCACAAACCCCGGCATATCTCCGGCGGCAGGAGGGATGTGCGCAGCGTGTTGTACATGGCGACCCTGGCGGCCACGCGGCGCCGTCTGGTCAGGCGCGCCTTCGATCAGCGCCTGTGTCAAGCTGGCAAGCCGCGCAAGGTCGCCATCGTCGCTGCGATGCGCAAGCTGCTGACTATTCTCGGCGCAATATTGCGTCAGCAAAAGCCCTGGGATCCGGCTGTGCATACGAGCGCCCCTTGA
- a CDS encoding HEAT repeat domain-containing protein → MIPPELHQALQRLHDGTDTPADLEAVRAALQTRLITLAPATRTVTVGGNSEGTVIVTGDGNTVQVLHGAAAEKLRQIEIDDLTERYLRAVADDWQYLTITTRGDDRRLPLEGVFFMLQARPRPQPRPTDPPLPDIESTEQRLADAGDLDPRDMLRTADQENDRLSGAPKTAEPPPPVPLDTVMQTDEHLAILGEPGAGKSTALQFIGLCYARAATSQAVEQLTIKRPAIPILLRLQVSASTIVRSTLRTALRAEIQSRLQCQDEDANRLFDAWRQSPGLIILLDGLDEVPAEVRQLVRERIERAARSGIGRVILTSRPAGFLTLGGLQEYTLKPFADTRQEALPYLKGWLRALKPEWQAQVEEKAQSLIEQMQASAALRRLLNNPLLLRLSAQHYAATGAIARSRADLYRQWVEEAWQRARQRGAAEQDKQQYLAALQALAWHMHTGGDSSATALQAALRNAGLAPNDHAAADLLHRLREQTGLLARLSEVDSDRYLFIFSHLTLREYLVATRLYNAWQQNARRTWRFLNLRLHLTEWREPLALLAGLLDEADAGHLLTWIVRARSPEEQYLHRDLLLAAELAIESGYAQVIGVMLVPRLLQVLRGRQVGYSVRESAVEALGRIGDAEAVPGLLEALHDADADVRWAAAAALERIGDAAAVPGLLEALHDADADVRWAAAAALERIGDAAAVPGLLAALRDANAGVRRAAAEMLGQIGDAAAVPGLLHALRDAEARVRKAAAKALGQIGDATAVPGLLHALGDTAWLVRAAAAEALGRIGAPAVPGLLQALGNANANVRQAAAEALGQIGDATAVPGLLHALGDANADVRKEAARALGQIGDAAVALGLLAALRDAEWSVRRAAAAALKQIGTPAVPGLLAALGDANADVRRAAAWALGQIGNAAAVPGLLAALGDADADVRQAAAAALGEIGDAAAVPGLLAALGDADADVRRAAAALGEIGDAAAVPGLLAALGDADEDVREAAAAALGQIGDAAAVPGLLAALRDAYGWVRWAAAKALGEIGAPAVPGLLAALGDADADVRRAAAWALGQIGDATAVPGLLHALGDANADVRKEAARALGQIGDAAVALGLLQALRDADADTCRMVARALGQIGDKAAVPGLLRALRDARVGVRAAAAAALGQIGDVAAVPGLLQALRDADADTCRMVARALGQIGDKVAVPGLLRALCDARVGVRVAAAEALGQIGDAAAVPGLLAALRDADKLVRETTAAALGRIGAPAVPGLLRALVDDDADVRESAAKALGQIGTPAVPGLLHALGDTAWWVRAVAAAALRNLLPNAPPHDRKERRVWQEAMAAMQRTALQRGEYDLLTAILERRAAWQAALDPWQDPLQPLPVPVWQRWVLRIGRGGLVVLLAGLVGVVTVALAGVGDAVMAAVLPVLQVQPWWVSVGLVFGLGALATLLGWLVDAVRKA, encoded by the coding sequence ATGATCCCACCGGAACTGCACCAGGCCCTGCAACGACTGCACGACGGAACCGATACCCCTGCCGATCTTGAGGCAGTGCGGGCTGCATTGCAGACGCGCCTGATTACGCTGGCGCCCGCCACCCGCACGGTGACGGTCGGCGGCAACTCCGAGGGCACGGTCATCGTGACCGGCGATGGCAACACCGTCCAGGTGTTGCACGGCGCTGCCGCTGAAAAATTACGCCAGATCGAGATCGATGATCTCACCGAACGCTACCTGCGCGCCGTCGCCGACGACTGGCAGTACCTGACCATCACCACGCGCGGCGACGATCGCCGGTTGCCGCTGGAGGGGGTCTTTTTCATGCTCCAGGCTCGTCCGCGCCCGCAACCGCGGCCAACCGACCCGCCATTGCCGGACATCGAATCGACGGAGCAGCGGCTGGCGGATGCGGGAGACCTCGATCCACGCGATATGCTTCGCACCGCCGATCAGGAGAATGACCGGCTTTCAGGCGCCCCCAAAACCGCCGAGCCGCCCCCACCCGTGCCGCTTGATACGGTGATGCAGACCGACGAGCACCTGGCGATCCTGGGTGAACCGGGCGCTGGCAAGTCAACCGCGCTGCAATTCATCGGTCTGTGTTACGCCCGCGCTGCTACGAGTCAGGCGGTTGAACAGTTGACGATCAAGCGCCCTGCCATTCCCATCCTGCTGCGCTTGCAGGTCAGCGCGTCTACCATTGTCCGATCCACGCTTCGCACTGCCCTGCGCGCCGAGATTCAAAGCAGGTTGCAGTGTCAGGATGAGGACGCCAACCGACTGTTCGACGCCTGGCGCCAGTCGCCCGGTCTGATCATCCTGCTCGATGGGCTGGACGAGGTGCCGGCGGAGGTGCGCCAGTTGGTGCGTGAGCGGATCGAGCGGGCCGCCCGCAGCGGGATCGGTCGGGTCATCCTGACCTCGCGCCCGGCCGGGTTTCTCACCCTGGGCGGGTTGCAGGAATACACGCTCAAACCCTTCGCAGATACCAGGCAGGAAGCGTTGCCCTACCTGAAGGGATGGCTGCGGGCGCTGAAGCCCGAATGGCAGGCGCAGGTTGAGGAGAAAGCACAATCCCTGATCGAGCAGATGCAGGCAAGCGCCGCCCTGCGCCGCCTGCTCAACAACCCGCTGCTGCTGCGCCTGAGCGCCCAGCACTACGCCGCAACCGGCGCGATCGCCCGCAGTCGCGCCGACCTGTACCGGCAGTGGGTGGAGGAAGCCTGGCAGCGCGCCCGGCAGCGTGGCGCAGCGGAGCAGGACAAACAACAGTATCTGGCGGCACTGCAAGCGCTGGCATGGCACATGCACACCGGCGGCGACAGCAGTGCAACCGCTCTGCAAGCCGCGCTACGCAACGCGGGCCTGGCCCCCAATGACCATGCCGCTGCTGACCTGCTACACCGCCTGCGCGAACAGACCGGGCTGCTAGCGCGGCTGAGCGAGGTGGACAGCGACCGCTACCTCTTCATCTTCAGTCACCTGACCCTGCGCGAATACCTGGTCGCTACCCGCCTGTACAACGCCTGGCAGCAGAACGCACGCCGCACCTGGCGCTTCCTGAACCTGCGGTTGCATCTGACTGAATGGCGCGAACCGCTCGCGCTGCTGGCAGGGTTGCTCGACGAAGCCGACGCCGGACACCTGCTGACCTGGATCGTGCGTGCTCGCTCGCCGGAGGAACAGTATCTGCACCGCGACCTGCTGCTGGCGGCTGAGCTGGCGATTGAGAGTGGGTATGCGCAGGTGATAGGAGTGATGCTGGTACCGCGATTGCTGCAGGTGCTGCGTGGTCGGCAGGTAGGGTATAGCGTGCGCGAGTCGGCAGTGGAAGCATTGGGACGGATCGGCGATGCAGAAGCCGTGCCGGGGCTGCTGGAAGCGCTGCACGATGCGGATGCAGATGTACGCTGGGCGGCTGCGGCAGCGTTGGAGCGGATCGGGGATGCGGCCGCCGTGCCGGGGCTGCTGGAAGCGCTGCACGATGCGGATGCAGATGTACGCTGGGCGGCTGCGGCAGCGTTGGAGCGGATCGGGGATGCGGCCGCCGTGCCGGGGCTACTGGCAGCGCTGCGCGATGCGAATGCGGGTGTGCGCCGAGCAGCGGCGGAAATGTTGGGGCAGATCGGGGATGCGGCGGCAGTGCCAGGGCTGCTGCACGCGCTGCGCGATGCAGAGGCGAGGGTGCGCAAAGCGGCGGCGAAGGCGTTGGGGCAGATCGGGGATGCAACAGCCGTGCCGGGGCTGCTGCACGCGCTGGGCGACACAGCGTGGTTGGTGCGCGCAGCGGCTGCGGAAGCGTTGGGGCGGATCGGTGCTCCAGCTGTGCCGGGGCTGCTGCAAGCGCTGGGCAACGCGAATGCGAATGTACGCCAGGCGGCGGCGGAAGCGTTGGGGCAGATCGGCGATGCAACAGCCGTGCCGGGGCTGCTGCACGCGCTGGGCGACGCGAATGCGGATGTACGCAAGGAGGCAGCACGGGCGTTGGGGCAGATCGGCGATGCAGCAGTGGCGCTGGGGCTGCTGGCAGCGCTGCGCGATGCGGAATGGTCGGTGCGCCGGGCGGCGGCGGCGGCGTTGAAGCAGATCGGCACACCAGCCGTGCCGGGGCTGCTGGCAGCGCTGGGCGATGCGAATGCGGACGTGCGCCGGGCGGCAGCGTGGGCGTTGGGGCAGATCGGTAATGCGGCAGCCGTGCCGGGGCTGCTGGCAGCGCTGGGCGATGCGGATGCGGACGTGCGCCAGGCGGCGGCGGCGGCGTTGGGAGAGATCGGCGATGCGGCTGCCGTGCCGGGGCTGCTGGCAGCGCTGGGCGATGCGGATGCGGACGTGCGCCGGGCGGCGGCGGCGTTGGGAGAGATCGGCGATGCGGCTGCCGTGCCGGGGCTGCTGGCAGCGCTGGGCGATGCGGATGAGGACGTGCGCGAAGCGGCGGCGGCGGCGTTGGGACAGATTGGCGATGCGGCTGCCGTGCCGGGGCTGCTGGCAGCGCTGCGCGATGCGTATGGGTGGGTGCGCTGGGCGGCGGCTAAGGCGTTGGGGGAGATCGGCGCACCAGCCGTGCCGGGGCTGCTGGCAGCGCTGGGCGATGCGGATGCGGACGTGCGCCGGGCGGCGGCGTGGGCGTTGGGGCAGATCGGCGATGCAACAGCCGTGCCGGGGCTGCTGCACGCGCTGGGCGACGCGAATGCGGATGTACGCAAGGAGGCAGCACGGGCGTTGGGGCAGATCGGCGATGCAGCAGTGGCGCTGGGGCTGCTGCAAGCACTGCGCGATGCGGATGCAGATACGTGCCGGATGGTGGCGCGGGCGTTGGGGCAAATCGGTGACAAAGCAGCCGTACCGGGGCTGCTGCGGGCGCTGCGCGATGCGCGTGTGGGAGTGCGCGCAGCAGCGGCAGCGGCGTTGGGGCAGATCGGCGATGTGGCAGCCGTGCCGGGGCTGCTGCAAGCACTGCGCGATGCGGATGCAGATACGTGCCGGATGGTGGCGCGGGCGTTGGGGCAAATCGGTGACAAAGTAGCGGTGCCGGGGCTGCTGCGCGCGCTGTGCGATGCGCGTGTGGGGGTACGCGTAGCAGCGGCGGAGGCGTTGGGGCAGATTGGTGATGCGGCAGCCGTGCCGGGGTTGCTGGCAGCGCTGCGCGATGCGGATAAGTTAGTGCGCGAGACGACGGCGGCGGCGTTGGGGCGGATTGGCGCACCGGCAGTGCCGGGGCTGCTGCGCGCGCTGGTCGACGATGATGCGGATGTGCGCGAGTCGGCGGCGAAGGCATTAGGGCAAATTGGCACTCCAGCCGTGCCAGGTCTGCTGCACGCGCTGGGCGACACAGCGTGGTGGGTGCGCGCAGTGGCGGCGGCGGCGTTGCGAAACCTGCTCCCGAATGCTCCTCCGCACGACCGCAAGGAACGCCGTGTCTGGCAGGAGGCAATGGCTGCGATGCAGCGCACAGCCCTGCAACGAGGCGAATACGATCTCCTCACCGCTATCCTGGAGCGACGGGCGGCCTGGCAGGCGGCGCTCGATCCATGGCAAGACCCGCTGCAACCACTGCCGGTACCCGTCTGGCAGCGATGGGTGCTGCGGATCGGTCGGGGCGGGCTGGTGGTGCTGCTGGCGGGTCTGGTCGGGGTAGTGACGGTGGCGCTGGCCGGTGTCGGTGATGCGGTGATGGCGGCGGTGTTGCCCGTCCTTCAGGTGCAGCCGTGGTGGGTGTCTGTCGGGCTGGTGTTTGGGCTGGGGGCGCTGGCGACGCTGCTGGGCTGGCTGGTGGATGCAGTGCGCAAAGCGTAG
- a CDS encoding RNA-binding domain-containing protein, whose amino-acid sequence MDMWELQRRIARWEDIHTEFKEQDVHTDDIAAALVAFANTDGGQLIFGINQNRAIIGVDDPDRLMQRVDQIAWNNCEPPLTVLQETIRSEEGRVVVVVNIPKGDQRPYRTIRGDYFIRTTSGRRRASRQELLRLFQSTESLYYDETVVWRATLRDLDEQRFADFFRRSYNREITSEQETERLMKNMRLLEEREGAWRPTLAGLLCFGREPQRFLPYAQISAARIPGETLALAPSDARTIGGTLFDMLEDAARFLRIHLRRPHVIQGFEPEERPEIPEEALRELLVNALVHRDYTVTSPIRVLIFDDRIEIRTPGNLPNTVTIEAILLGAAHVLRNPIIYTMFSRAGLVTHLGSGVLRARQLIEQDARATLRLEVVANEFVVSVSRPEMWHGPGGQQ is encoded by the coding sequence ATGGATATGTGGGAACTCCAACGGCGGATTGCGCGCTGGGAAGATATACATACTGAGTTCAAAGAGCAGGATGTCCATACCGATGACATTGCTGCGGCGTTGGTGGCTTTTGCCAACACCGATGGCGGACAGTTGATCTTCGGCATCAATCAAAACCGGGCCATTATCGGCGTTGATGACCCTGATCGCCTGATGCAGCGCGTTGATCAGATTGCCTGGAACAACTGCGAGCCGCCGCTCACCGTCCTGCAAGAAACCATTCGCAGCGAGGAAGGCCGCGTCGTGGTGGTTGTCAACATCCCTAAAGGGGATCAGCGCCCCTATCGTACCATCAGAGGCGACTACTTCATACGCACCACCTCGGGACGCCGACGGGCTTCCCGGCAAGAACTGCTCCGCCTGTTTCAATCGACGGAGAGTCTCTATTACGATGAGACCGTGGTCTGGCGCGCCACGTTACGCGATCTGGACGAACAGCGTTTTGCCGATTTCTTCCGGCGGTCCTATAACCGCGAGATCACGTCAGAGCAAGAAACAGAGCGCCTGATGAAAAACATGCGCTTGCTGGAAGAACGTGAGGGCGCATGGCGTCCCACACTGGCGGGCCTGCTCTGCTTCGGACGAGAGCCGCAGCGATTTCTGCCGTATGCGCAGATCAGCGCTGCCCGCATCCCCGGTGAGACGCTGGCGCTGGCGCCTTCCGATGCCAGGACGATCGGCGGCACGTTGTTCGACATGCTGGAAGATGCCGCCCGCTTTCTGCGGATTCATCTGCGCCGCCCGCACGTCATCCAGGGATTTGAGCCTGAAGAACGCCCGGAGATCCCCGAAGAAGCCTTGCGCGAGTTGCTGGTCAACGCGCTGGTGCATCGCGATTACACCGTCACTTCTCCGATTCGCGTCTTGATCTTCGATGATCGCATCGAAATCCGCACACCGGGCAACCTGCCCAACACAGTTACGATCGAGGCAATTCTTCTGGGCGCTGCGCATGTTTTGCGCAATCCCATCATCTACACCATGTTCAGTCGCGCCGGACTGGTCACTCACCTCGGCAGCGGCGTGTTGCGCGCCAGACAACTCATTGAGCAGGACGCGCGCGCCACACTGCGCCTGGAAGTTGTGGCGAACGAGTTCGTGGTTTCTGTTTCCCGTCCCGAAATGTGGCATGGACCGGGCGGACAGCAATAG
- a CDS encoding TrlF family AAA-like ATPase — MSQSHYYGARWVRADFHLHSPGAYSFRFPDGLSQKDRNELIRRYVDQLQAQGIEIAAITDYQHVRVEWFVPIRDAAAHKGIYIYPGVELSFGGGVAGKHGLHVLAIFPYQANPESINRAIDKLLDDDTTELLLDDGRHRDLKPQAPIRECLPRLRQEQDCLFIFAHPHDSHGLFKTYSPVEAADVLRSLSPEAIESFDEDDRQRLHSTGKVTLEYLRTIAGIENSDNHSIAEIGTKAHDGRLRRTYLKLSAPDDLRAIRLALRDNALLVRVGDPPAPDYTRLLRLTVEGSGFLGGVDLTFSPELNVLVGGRGVGKSAILETVRFVLDLEAFSPTEYRERLVEHALGSGGKAILTLCQAVRPGVEREFRIERVLGEAPRVFEGERAVQLLPREVLGEREIPLFFGQREMYEVTQVPALRRRLLDAIIGRESDQQRRQVKKLEEEARRNMRAILERQERLAQREDLEKRWQEIEHQVALYRQYGIAQKLQEATALTRDAERLRQAREQFDQARSDWHEFRQRLSERWASALSRLGQAGSAQAALLQEAARLVRHLRETLDGSLQQGETSLQQALTEFDRLLERWEQERRPLDEAIQRLKQELGMQLPDPDVLIRLTQEQETLRPQLDLLRREEAAIVALQQERRQKLGDLREQRRQVFQLRQKQAEAISQALRDRVTVQVKCRSQRKDFAEALIAFFSGSGLDKETLHRVAERATDGLELAEWIRQGEESLVNEANLTLSRARQMIRFVEQSPPRIYDLELLTPEDEVEVALRVNETWLPLEKLSAGQRAAAMLLILLTRHDRLLLADQPEDDLDNRFIFDDVVPLLREQKGRRQIIVATHNPNIPVLGHAELVVALEARDDRASPRVQGAIDRHDVQDIVRNIMEGGDEAFRRRAEKYGVNLEGGRT; from the coding sequence ATGAGCCAGAGCCACTATTATGGCGCCCGCTGGGTTCGTGCCGATTTTCACTTGCATTCGCCTGGTGCGTACTCCTTTCGTTTTCCCGACGGTCTTTCTCAAAAGGATCGCAATGAACTGATCCGTCGCTACGTGGATCAGTTACAGGCGCAAGGCATCGAAATCGCCGCAATCACCGATTATCAGCACGTTCGGGTGGAGTGGTTCGTTCCCATTCGGGACGCAGCGGCACACAAAGGGATTTACATCTATCCCGGCGTGGAACTCTCGTTTGGCGGGGGAGTGGCGGGGAAGCATGGCTTGCATGTGCTGGCTATCTTCCCCTACCAGGCCAATCCGGAGTCCATCAACCGCGCTATTGACAAACTGCTAGACGATGATACCACCGAATTACTCCTGGACGATGGCAGACACCGCGACCTGAAGCCGCAAGCGCCGATCCGGGAGTGTTTGCCCAGATTGCGCCAGGAGCAGGATTGTCTGTTCATCTTTGCCCATCCTCACGATAGTCATGGTCTCTTCAAAACCTATAGCCCGGTCGAAGCAGCAGACGTGCTCAGATCCCTGTCACCGGAGGCCATCGAATCGTTCGACGAGGACGACCGTCAGCGCCTGCACAGCACCGGCAAGGTGACGTTGGAATATCTGCGAACGATCGCCGGGATCGAGAATAGTGACAACCATAGCATTGCAGAGATTGGCACAAAAGCGCACGATGGTCGGCTGCGCCGCACATACCTTAAGCTCAGCGCCCCGGACGACCTGCGCGCTATTCGCCTGGCGCTGCGCGATAACGCCCTGCTGGTGCGTGTGGGTGATCCGCCTGCGCCAGACTATACCCGTCTCCTGCGTCTGACCGTCGAAGGGAGCGGCTTCCTGGGCGGCGTGGATCTGACGTTCAGCCCTGAACTCAACGTACTGGTCGGTGGACGTGGTGTGGGCAAGTCGGCTATTCTGGAGACAGTGCGGTTTGTGCTGGACCTGGAAGCCTTTTCCCCTACCGAATATCGGGAAAGGCTGGTGGAGCATGCCCTGGGCAGCGGGGGCAAAGCCATCCTGACCCTGTGCCAGGCGGTTCGTCCTGGCGTAGAACGAGAATTTCGGATCGAGCGCGTGTTGGGCGAAGCGCCGCGCGTTTTTGAAGGCGAACGGGCAGTGCAACTTTTACCGCGCGAAGTCCTGGGAGAACGCGAAATCCCGCTCTTCTTCGGTCAGCGTGAGATGTACGAGGTCACTCAGGTGCCTGCGTTGCGTCGTCGCCTGTTGGATGCGATCATTGGCCGCGAATCCGATCAACAACGACGCCAGGTCAAAAAACTCGAAGAGGAAGCGCGGCGCAATATGCGCGCCATCCTGGAGCGTCAGGAACGGCTGGCGCAACGGGAGGACCTGGAAAAGCGCTGGCAGGAAATCGAACATCAGGTGGCGCTCTATCGGCAGTACGGCATTGCGCAAAAATTGCAGGAGGCCACGGCGCTGACCCGCGATGCGGAGCGGCTCAGGCAAGCCCGCGAGCAGTTTGATCAGGCGCGAAGTGACTGGCACGAGTTCCGGCAACGTCTGTCTGAACGATGGGCGAGCGCTCTATCGAGGTTAGGGCAGGCCGGGAGCGCGCAGGCAGCCCTGCTTCAGGAAGCCGCCAGGTTGGTGCGCCACCTGCGAGAGACGCTTGACGGCTCCCTGCAACAGGGTGAAACAAGCCTTCAGCAGGCGCTGACCGAGTTTGACCGCTTGCTGGAACGCTGGGAGCAGGAACGACGGCCGCTCGATGAAGCAATCCAGCGTCTCAAGCAGGAACTGGGAATGCAATTGCCAGACCCTGATGTTCTCATCCGTCTGACACAGGAGCAGGAGACCCTCCGCCCTCAGCTGGATCTGCTCAGGCGAGAGGAGGCAGCCATCGTCGCGTTGCAGCAAGAGCGGCGGCAGAAACTGGGCGACCTGCGCGAACAGCGTCGGCAGGTGTTCCAGTTGCGGCAGAAGCAAGCCGAAGCTATCTCGCAGGCGCTCAGGGACCGCGTGACCGTCCAGGTGAAGTGCCGAAGTCAGCGCAAAGACTTCGCCGAAGCGCTGATCGCTTTCTTCAGCGGCTCCGGGCTGGATAAGGAAACCTTGCATCGGGTGGCCGAGAGAGCGACGGACGGCTTGGAGCTGGCTGAATGGATTCGGCAGGGCGAAGAGAGCCTGGTCAACGAAGCCAACCTAACCCTCTCCCGCGCCCGGCAGATGATCCGCTTTGTCGAACAGAGTCCGCCGAGAATCTACGACCTGGAACTGCTGACGCCAGAAGATGAAGTCGAAGTCGCACTCAGGGTGAATGAAACGTGGCTCCCGCTCGAGAAACTCTCAGCCGGGCAGCGGGCTGCCGCTATGCTGCTCATCCTGCTCACCCGGCACGATCGTCTCCTGCTGGCAGACCAGCCGGAAGACGATCTGGACAATCGTTTCATCTTCGATGATGTGGTACCGCTCCTGCGCGAGCAAAAGGGGCGGCGCCAGATTATCGTCGCCACGCACAATCCGAACATCCCTGTTCTGGGTCACGCTGAGTTGGTCGTGGCTCTGGAAGCCCGTGATGACCGGGCATCCCCACGGGTGCAGGGCGCGATTGATCGCCACGACGTGCAGGACATTGTTCGCAACATCATGGAGGGCGGCGATGAGGCGTTCCGGCGACGTGCCGAAAAGTACGGGGTAAACCTGGAGGGCGGGAGGACGTAA